A genomic segment from Streptosporangium roseum DSM 43021 encodes:
- a CDS encoding cupin domain-containing protein has protein sequence MTVIRHAESRRTETPNAVMTTLASPTQGGSGQAVWRVDMRPGQAGPLHAIDTEQVWTVLDGGATVELDGEKLTIGPGDTLVIPADVPRRLTSDPAAGLAAIVVALAGMRAYVIDDTRVSADCAIPDGDKVLPAWVL, from the coding sequence ATGACTGTCATCCGCCATGCGGAAAGCCGCCGGACCGAGACGCCCAACGCCGTCATGACCACGCTCGCCTCACCGACCCAGGGAGGTTCGGGGCAGGCCGTCTGGCGCGTCGACATGCGCCCCGGCCAGGCGGGCCCGCTGCACGCCATCGACACCGAGCAGGTGTGGACCGTGCTGGACGGCGGCGCGACCGTCGAGCTCGACGGCGAGAAGCTCACCATCGGGCCGGGCGACACCCTCGTCATCCCGGCCGACGTGCCGCGCCGTCTGACCTCGGACCCGGCGGCCGGCCTCGCCGCCATCGTCGTCGCCCTCGCGGGCATGCGCGCCTACGTGATCGACGACACCCGGGTCTCGGCGGACTGCGCCATCCCCGACGGCGACAAGGTCCTGCCGGCCTGGGTCCTCTGA
- a CDS encoding MarR family winged helix-turn-helix transcriptional regulator — MSSDPPGFELPLRLFLGFRVLIDELHAELARQGHPDMRPMHGFVFQAIGVDGTTAAELGRRLGVSKQAAGKTVDALERLGYVERGSDPHDARRKVVRLTEHGVDSLVRSARIFDELRARWAETLGEERLRALEADLRKVTPPDTFPLDVPGWFGGH; from the coding sequence GTGTCAAGTGACCCTCCCGGATTCGAGCTGCCGCTCCGACTGTTCCTCGGCTTCCGCGTCCTCATCGACGAACTCCACGCCGAGCTGGCCCGGCAGGGCCATCCGGACATGCGGCCGATGCACGGCTTCGTCTTCCAGGCGATCGGCGTCGACGGCACGACGGCGGCCGAGCTCGGCCGCCGCCTGGGGGTGTCCAAACAGGCGGCGGGCAAGACCGTCGACGCGCTGGAGCGGCTCGGCTACGTGGAGCGCGGCTCCGACCCGCACGACGCGCGGCGCAAGGTCGTACGGCTCACCGAGCACGGCGTCGACTCCCTGGTGCGCTCGGCCCGCATCTTCGACGAGCTGCGGGCCCGCTGGGCCGAGACGCTCGGTGAGGAGCGGCTGCGCGCGCTGGAGGCCGACCTGCGCAAGGTCACCCCGCCGGATACCTTCCCGCTCGATGTCCCCGGCTGGTTCGGCGGCCACTGA
- a CDS encoding TetR/AcrR family transcriptional regulator, which yields MGVSTPSRRERLRAETAAEIKTVALGLMAEGGPDAITLRAIAREMGMTAGAIYGYYETRDTLVSALITDVYTSLVDRVEAARDAVPADDAAGRILAWGQTLREWALANPEGFRLIYGDPVPGYQAPEGGAAAEAAHRACAGLTGLVAAAWPQAVARQPGGYDWTDFDPILTGLVRAEFPGLPPAAVALALRVWGRMHGLVALEVYGHLRGQTRDAGRVYLDELRDLTRSLGLEGGPAAPA from the coding sequence ATGGGAGTCTCAACGCCGAGCCGCCGGGAACGCCTGCGAGCGGAGACGGCCGCCGAAATCAAGACGGTCGCGCTCGGGCTGATGGCCGAGGGTGGGCCCGACGCCATCACGCTGCGGGCCATCGCCCGTGAGATGGGCATGACGGCGGGAGCCATCTACGGCTACTACGAGACCCGCGACACGCTGGTCAGCGCGCTGATCACGGACGTCTACACCTCGCTGGTCGACAGGGTGGAGGCGGCGCGCGACGCCGTGCCCGCCGACGACGCGGCGGGCCGGATCCTGGCCTGGGGGCAGACGTTGCGGGAGTGGGCCCTGGCCAATCCCGAGGGCTTCCGGCTCATCTACGGGGACCCGGTCCCCGGCTACCAGGCGCCGGAGGGCGGGGCAGCCGCCGAGGCCGCGCACCGCGCCTGCGCGGGTCTCACCGGCCTGGTGGCCGCGGCCTGGCCGCAGGCGGTGGCCCGGCAGCCGGGCGGATACGACTGGACCGACTTCGATCCGATCCTGACGGGCCTGGTCCGTGCGGAGTTTCCTGGACTGCCTCCCGCGGCGGTGGCGCTGGCACTACGCGTCTGGGGCCGCATGCACGGCCTGGTCGCCCTTGAGGTCTACGGCCACCTGCGCGGCCAGACGAGGGACGCGGGCCGGGTATACCTCGACGAACTGCGCGACCTCACCCGCAGTCTGGGGCTTGAGGGAGGGCCGGCCGCTCCGGCGTGA
- a CDS encoding MFS transporter, translated as MNAKRLILLAFSQLIVALDYNIVYVALPDIGRELGFSPQSLQWVVSGYAIGFGGFLLLGGRAVDRLGARRMLVLGLALYGISSLAGGLAAGPGLLVAARAVQGLGGALLAPATLALIYSGFAEGPARNRALGAWGTAGSAGLAAGALLGGVLTATWGWQWVFYVNVPLALVAIIAALRLLPPDPSRGHGGFDALGALLATAGSTLMVLGLVSGPEAGWTTLRGLGSLAAGVVLIGAFLLVEARAREPLAPPRLLGDRNLATSMLVILFFQSALGGGYYLLTMYLQPVLGYSALQAGLAFLPLTLLSMVAAGRLAPALLGRWGVRTTLIAGMLGSGVGMAALYAGMSADGSFWALMPGTVIWGLSGGFTFVAMFAAAGSGIAPTEQGVASGLATTAQQIGGAIGLAVIIAVANAGEPGVGSLRTAGWVAAAASIAGALIALTLKRRPTAAAQETTTTSMEGINR; from the coding sequence GTGAATGCGAAACGACTGATCCTCCTGGCGTTCTCCCAACTGATCGTCGCCCTCGACTACAACATCGTTTATGTCGCGCTCCCCGATATCGGGCGTGAGCTCGGCTTCTCCCCCCAGAGCCTCCAATGGGTCGTCAGCGGCTACGCCATCGGGTTCGGCGGCTTCCTGCTGCTCGGTGGCCGTGCGGTCGACCGGCTCGGCGCGCGGCGCATGCTCGTCCTCGGCCTCGCGCTCTACGGCATCTCGTCGCTGGCCGGGGGGCTCGCCGCCGGTCCGGGCCTGCTCGTGGCCGCCCGCGCGGTCCAGGGACTGGGCGGCGCACTGCTCGCCCCCGCGACCCTGGCACTGATCTACTCCGGCTTCGCCGAAGGGCCGGCGCGCAACCGGGCGCTCGGCGCCTGGGGAACCGCGGGCAGCGCCGGCCTGGCCGCGGGTGCGCTGCTCGGTGGCGTGCTCACCGCGACGTGGGGCTGGCAGTGGGTCTTCTACGTCAATGTCCCGCTGGCGCTCGTCGCGATCATCGCGGCGCTGCGGCTGCTGCCCCCCGACCCGTCACGCGGGCACGGCGGCTTCGACGCGCTGGGCGCGCTGCTGGCCACCGCCGGCTCGACGCTGATGGTGCTCGGCCTCGTCAGCGGCCCCGAGGCGGGCTGGACCACACTCCGCGGCCTGGGCTCCCTGGCCGCCGGGGTCGTCCTGATCGGAGCCTTCCTCCTGGTCGAGGCCCGCGCCCGGGAACCACTCGCCCCGCCGCGCCTGCTCGGCGACCGCAACCTGGCCACCTCGATGCTGGTGATCCTGTTCTTCCAGAGCGCGCTCGGCGGCGGCTACTACCTGCTCACGATGTATCTGCAGCCCGTGCTCGGCTACAGCGCCCTGCAGGCCGGTCTGGCCTTCCTGCCGCTGACGCTGCTGTCCATGGTCGCCGCCGGCCGGCTCGCACCCGCCCTGCTGGGACGGTGGGGAGTGCGGACCACCCTGATCGCCGGAATGCTGGGCAGCGGCGTCGGAATGGCCGCCCTCTACGCGGGCATGTCGGCGGACGGCTCCTTCTGGGCGCTCATGCCCGGCACCGTGATCTGGGGCCTGTCGGGCGGCTTCACCTTCGTCGCCATGTTCGCGGCGGCCGGGTCCGGCATCGCCCCGACAGAACAGGGCGTCGCCTCGGGGCTGGCGACCACGGCCCAGCAGATCGGCGGGGCCATCGGCCTGGCCGTCATCATCGCGGTGGCCAACGCGGGCGAGCCGGGAGTCGGCAGCCTGCGTACGGCCGGCTGGGTGGCGGCCGCGGCCTCCATCGCGGGCGCCCTCATCGCACTCACCCTCAAGCGGCGGCCGACCGCCGCCGCGCAGGAGACGACCACCACCTCCATGGAAGGGATCAACAGGTGA
- a CDS encoding nuclear transport factor 2 family protein translates to MNRTDLAQKYIEIWNERDAGRRRSAIDAVLTEDSVYSDPDWEAVEGRDDIDTMIGRAREKFGDLAFSLGEVINERHDLMLFTWRLGRPGEPPVATGYDVVRFEKGSIRRIDGFFV, encoded by the coding sequence GTGAACCGCACCGACCTCGCACAGAAGTACATCGAGATCTGGAACGAGAGGGACGCCGGCCGCCGCCGATCCGCGATCGACGCGGTCCTCACCGAGGACAGCGTCTACAGCGACCCCGACTGGGAGGCGGTCGAGGGCCGCGACGACATCGACACCATGATCGGCCGGGCCCGGGAGAAGTTCGGCGACCTCGCCTTCAGCCTTGGCGAGGTGATCAACGAGCGCCACGACCTCATGCTGTTCACCTGGCGCCTCGGGCGGCCCGGCGAGCCGCCGGTGGCCACCGGCTACGACGTCGTCCGTTTCGAGAAGGGGTCGATCCGCCGGATCGACGGCTTCTTCGTCTGA
- a CDS encoding aldo/keto reductase, with translation MTLSVSKYGFGAAPIGNLFTAVSDAEAGAAVDAAYDAGFRLFDTAPHYGLGLSERRLGAALAGRPRDSYALSTKVGRLLVPAPTGGPAGRDDQGFDVPADLRRVWDFSRDGVRRSLEESLLRLGLDAVDIVLIHDPDDHWEQAVSEAYPALAELRDQGVVKAVGVGMNQSEMLARFVRETGVDMVMLAGRHTLLDQSGEEELLPLCQERGVSVVAAGVFNSGLLATHDPSGTYDYAPAPAPLLARARRIAAVCESHGATLPQAALAFPLRHPAVASVVVGARSAAEVARNAALTARPVPDDLWAELAAEDLISG, from the coding sequence ATGACCCTCTCCGTGAGCAAGTACGGCTTCGGCGCCGCCCCCATCGGCAACCTCTTCACCGCCGTGAGCGACGCCGAGGCCGGTGCGGCGGTGGACGCCGCCTACGACGCCGGGTTCCGCCTCTTCGACACCGCGCCCCACTACGGGCTCGGCCTGTCGGAACGGCGGCTCGGCGCCGCCCTGGCAGGGCGGCCCCGTGACTCCTACGCCCTGTCCACCAAGGTCGGCCGCCTGCTCGTGCCGGCGCCCACCGGCGGCCCCGCCGGCCGGGACGACCAGGGGTTCGACGTCCCCGCCGACCTCCGCCGGGTGTGGGACTTCTCCCGTGACGGCGTACGGCGGTCGCTGGAGGAGAGCCTGCTCCGGCTCGGTCTCGACGCGGTCGACATCGTGCTCATCCACGACCCGGACGACCACTGGGAGCAGGCCGTCTCCGAGGCCTACCCGGCCCTGGCCGAGCTGCGCGACCAGGGGGTCGTCAAGGCCGTCGGGGTCGGCATGAACCAGTCGGAGATGCTCGCCCGGTTCGTCCGCGAGACCGGCGTGGACATGGTCATGCTGGCCGGCCGCCACACCCTTCTCGACCAGTCGGGGGAGGAGGAGCTGCTGCCGCTCTGCCAGGAGCGGGGCGTCTCGGTGGTCGCCGCCGGGGTGTTCAACAGCGGCCTGCTGGCCACCCACGACCCGTCGGGCACCTACGACTACGCCCCGGCTCCCGCGCCGCTGCTCGCCCGCGCCCGCCGCATCGCGGCCGTGTGCGAGAGCCACGGCGCCACCCTGCCCCAGGCGGCGCTGGCCTTCCCGCTGCGCCACCCGGCGGTCGCCTCGGTGGTCGTCGGCGCCAGGTCCGCCGCCGAGGTCGCCCGCAACGCCGCCCTGACCGCCCGGCCCGTCCCCGACGACCTCTGGGCCGAACTGGCGGCTGAGGACCTGATCTCCGGCTGA
- a CDS encoding ABC transporter permease produces the protein MATTKTTPVANLPAQGRRIQLGRFRDLTLVPVIIVLLIAGSFVDPVFLTPGNLTNVLQQQSALALVVLAEALILIAGKFDLSLESTVGMAPAVGVMLVIPVAAGGFGLELPGILAIPLCLLIGGLVGAFNGFLIMRFQLSAFIVTLAMMIVVHGLQLGLTQGKSLFELPESFLYLGSATWLGIPAAIWITGLLFAAAIVALGYFRAGRSLYAIGGNADAARAAGIRVERVVWIVFIIGGVIAALAGVLETGRLGGISANQGVGWIFMAFAAAVIGGVSMDGGKGTILGALTGVLVIGLVENILTLKGVPGEWKQLVYGSIILIALMISRLAGGKAQD, from the coding sequence ATGGCCACTACAAAGACGACGCCCGTGGCGAACCTGCCCGCACAGGGCCGGCGGATCCAGCTCGGGCGGTTCCGGGACCTCACGCTGGTCCCGGTGATCATCGTGCTGCTGATCGCCGGGTCGTTCGTGGACCCGGTCTTCCTCACCCCCGGCAACCTGACCAACGTCCTCCAGCAGCAGTCGGCCCTGGCGCTGGTGGTGCTCGCCGAGGCGTTGATCCTCATCGCCGGCAAGTTCGACCTGTCGCTGGAGTCCACGGTCGGCATGGCCCCCGCCGTCGGCGTGATGCTGGTCATCCCGGTCGCGGCCGGCGGGTTCGGCCTGGAGCTCCCCGGGATCCTGGCGATCCCGCTCTGCCTGCTGATCGGCGGGCTGGTCGGCGCCTTCAACGGCTTCCTGATCATGCGGTTCCAGCTCTCGGCCTTCATCGTCACCCTGGCGATGATGATCGTCGTCCACGGTCTCCAGCTCGGCCTCACCCAGGGCAAGAGCCTGTTCGAGCTGCCCGAGTCGTTCCTCTACCTCGGCAGCGCCACCTGGCTGGGCATCCCGGCGGCCATCTGGATCACCGGTCTGCTCTTCGCCGCGGCCATCGTCGCGCTCGGCTACTTCCGGGCCGGGCGCTCGCTCTACGCCATCGGCGGCAACGCCGACGCCGCCCGTGCCGCGGGCATCCGGGTCGAGCGGGTCGTGTGGATCGTCTTCATCATCGGCGGCGTGATCGCCGCGCTCGCCGGAGTGCTGGAGACCGGCCGCCTGGGCGGCATCAGCGCCAACCAGGGCGTCGGCTGGATCTTCATGGCCTTCGCCGCCGCGGTCATCGGCGGGGTCAGCATGGACGGCGGAAAGGGCACGATCCTCGGCGCCCTCACCGGTGTCCTGGTGATCGGTCTCGTCGAGAACATCCTGACGCTGAAGGGCGTCCCCGGCGAGTGGAAGCAGCTCGTCTACGGCTCGATCATCCTGATCGCCCTGATGATCAGCCGCCTCGCCGGCGGCAAGGCACAGGATTGA
- a CDS encoding sugar ABC transporter ATP-binding protein — MTSSVKAVEALGITKRFGPTIALNGAGIAITEGETHALVGRNGAGKSTLVSILTGLQRPDEGEVRFGGEPAPPLADRDAWRQRVACVYQKSTIIPTLTVAENLFLNRQTDRGAIRWRGLRARARQLLEQYGVDVDADGLAGDLSVEQRQLLEIARALSFGARFIILDEPTAQLDGPAIQRLFDRMRSLREQGVTMMFISHHLDEVYEICQSVSVFRDARHIVTTTVGDLPHAQLVDAMTGEATAAYEYRSRTADASAPVVLAARGLSLAGRYEDVDLAIRSGEIVGLAGSGSSGKVGLAETLVGLRRADTGTVTVNGTEVKPGDVPSVLAAGLGFVPQDRHHQGFVPLLSIAENATIPIAGKLGRYGMISPARRRERGARMIAELDIKTTGPDQPVADLSGGNAQKVVLARALADDPRALVVINPTAGVDVKAKHSLLGAVEDAAAQGTGAVLVSDELDDLRICDRVLVMFHGKVVKDVPRGWTDSELVAAMEGIEH, encoded by the coding sequence ATGACATCTTCCGTTAAAGCTGTTGAAGCGCTTGGTATCACCAAGCGCTTCGGCCCGACCATCGCGCTCAACGGTGCCGGGATCGCCATCACCGAGGGGGAGACGCACGCGCTGGTCGGCCGGAACGGCGCGGGCAAGTCCACGCTGGTGTCGATCCTGACCGGGCTCCAGCGCCCCGACGAGGGCGAGGTCCGCTTCGGCGGGGAGCCCGCGCCGCCGCTGGCCGACCGGGACGCCTGGCGGCAGCGCGTCGCGTGCGTCTACCAGAAGTCGACGATCATCCCCACGCTCACCGTCGCGGAGAACCTCTTCCTGAACCGGCAGACCGACCGGGGCGCGATCAGGTGGCGCGGCCTGCGCGCGCGGGCCAGGCAGCTCCTGGAGCAGTACGGCGTGGACGTGGACGCCGACGGCCTCGCCGGAGACCTGAGCGTCGAGCAGCGCCAGCTTCTGGAGATCGCCCGGGCGCTGTCGTTCGGCGCCCGGTTCATCATCCTGGACGAGCCCACCGCCCAGCTCGACGGCCCGGCCATCCAGCGGCTCTTCGACCGGATGCGCTCCCTCCGGGAACAGGGTGTGACGATGATGTTCATCTCGCACCACCTGGATGAGGTGTACGAGATCTGCCAGAGCGTCTCGGTCTTCCGCGACGCCCGGCACATCGTCACCACCACGGTCGGCGACCTCCCGCACGCCCAGCTGGTCGACGCGATGACCGGCGAGGCCACCGCCGCCTACGAATACCGCTCCCGTACGGCCGACGCCTCCGCCCCCGTCGTCCTGGCCGCCCGGGGGCTCAGCCTCGCCGGCCGCTACGAGGACGTGGACCTGGCCATCAGGTCCGGGGAGATCGTCGGCCTGGCCGGCTCCGGCAGCAGCGGCAAGGTCGGCCTGGCCGAGACGCTGGTCGGCCTCCGCCGGGCCGACACCGGCACGGTGACCGTCAACGGTACCGAGGTCAAGCCGGGAGACGTGCCCTCCGTGCTCGCCGCGGGTCTCGGCTTCGTTCCCCAGGACCGGCACCACCAGGGCTTCGTGCCGCTGCTGTCGATCGCGGAGAACGCCACCATCCCGATCGCGGGCAAGCTCGGCCGGTACGGAATGATCTCCCCGGCGAGACGGCGTGAGCGCGGTGCCCGGATGATCGCCGAGCTGGACATCAAGACGACCGGACCCGACCAGCCGGTGGCCGACCTGTCCGGCGGCAACGCGCAGAAGGTCGTGCTGGCGAGGGCGCTCGCGGACGACCCCCGGGCGCTCGTGGTCATCAACCCGACCGCCGGTGTGGACGTGAAGGCCAAGCACTCGCTCCTCGGCGCCGTGGAGGACGCGGCGGCCCAGGGGACCGGAGCCGTACTGGTCTCCGACGAACTCGACGACCTGCGGATCTGCGACCGGGTCCTGGTCATGTTTCACGGCAAGGTCGTGAAGGACGTGCCCCGCGGCTGGACCGACAGCGAGCTGGTGGCGGCGATGGAAGGTATCGAACACTGA